One Paenibacillus sp. FSL W8-0186 genomic window carries:
- a CDS encoding VanW family protein, giving the protein MKRLHLVTILFSCVLLLWSVVFGAIFVYASRDTVPPGVSINGLDIGSLKRDKAVALVEEMILKMEQEKVVVTVQQTKVNSTWKELGVQYDASHFYNELDRLFEGSLWERAKARWHFPKPWELHVNLDEKKLRRLFTPQWEQSRFGSPTDAVRLISQADKITYLPERSVSRIDWITFGAMIQQRSLKALHQESIPDERTRQAKQGLPVLEVPLYTLRPKVTLESLHQQGIERKITEFTTGLHGSGEGRRHNIEAAARTIDGMVLAPGETFNYEQVIKTAEDKYGFREAPVIFGGRLVPGVGGGICQVSSTLYNAVILAGLDIVERRNHTLPVSYVAKGLDATFARGYINFRFKNTTGRHLLIHSRVKDDQLTVKLFGDAPGDITYDVESLTTRTIPAPTKYVANPSLAPGTEEKIIEGKPGYIVESYRIKKISGKPVSKVKLSRDTYPPQPTVIAIAPENTGNTPAPSTPGSHGTAPKLLLEDGVNGPSF; this is encoded by the coding sequence ATGAAGAGATTGCACCTTGTAACTATTTTGTTTTCTTGCGTTCTGCTTCTGTGGTCTGTTGTCTTTGGAGCTATATTTGTATATGCCAGCCGGGATACCGTGCCGCCCGGCGTCTCGATAAATGGATTGGATATCGGCAGTTTGAAACGGGACAAAGCCGTGGCTTTGGTAGAGGAAATGATCCTGAAAATGGAGCAAGAGAAGGTTGTCGTTACGGTACAGCAAACCAAAGTCAATTCAACATGGAAAGAGCTTGGCGTGCAATATGACGCCTCCCATTTCTACAACGAGCTTGACCGATTGTTTGAAGGTTCTCTATGGGAACGGGCGAAGGCCAGGTGGCATTTCCCCAAGCCCTGGGAACTGCATGTAAATTTGGACGAAAAAAAACTGCGCAGGCTGTTTACGCCACAGTGGGAGCAGAGCCGTTTCGGCAGCCCTACCGATGCCGTGCGCCTCATTTCCCAAGCCGACAAAATCACTTATCTGCCAGAGCGCTCCGTCAGCCGGATCGATTGGATTACTTTTGGAGCCATGATTCAGCAGCGCAGTCTGAAGGCTCTGCACCAAGAGAGCATACCCGATGAGAGAACCCGCCAGGCCAAGCAGGGGCTGCCTGTTCTTGAAGTACCGCTCTACACCCTCCGGCCCAAGGTGACCCTGGAGAGCCTGCACCAGCAGGGCATCGAGCGGAAGATCACCGAGTTCACGACCGGTCTGCACGGAAGCGGGGAAGGTCGGCGGCATAATATTGAAGCAGCAGCACGCACAATCGATGGAATGGTATTGGCTCCGGGGGAAACCTTTAATTACGAGCAGGTCATTAAGACTGCGGAGGACAAGTACGGCTTCCGGGAGGCCCCGGTCATTTTTGGCGGCAGGCTCGTTCCTGGTGTCGGAGGAGGCATTTGCCAAGTGTCCAGCACACTCTACAATGCCGTTATTCTGGCCGGATTGGATATCGTAGAGAGACGCAATCACACGCTGCCCGTCAGTTACGTTGCTAAAGGTCTGGATGCCACGTTTGCGAGGGGATATATCAATTTCCGCTTCAAAAATACGACCGGGCGCCACCTCCTCATTCATTCCCGGGTGAAAGACGACCAGTTGACCGTTAAGCTGTTCGGCGATGCGCCGGGCGACATCACTTATGATGTCGAATCCCTCACTACCCGGACGATTCCCGCCCCTACGAAATACGTTGCCAATCCCTCCCTTGCTCCCGGAACTGAAGAAAAGATTATCGAAGGCAAACCTGGCTATATTGTCGAATCCTACCGGATCAAAAAAATATCCGGCAAACCCGTAAGCAAAGTCAAGTTATCCCGGGATACCTATCCGCCTCAGCCTACCGTCATCGCCATTGCACCTGAAAACACGGGAAACACTCCGGCACCCTCAACGCCGGGCTCGCACGGCACGGCTCCAAAGCTCCTGCTGGAGGATGGCGTAAACGGGCCAAGCTTTTAA